atattttctcttttttcttcaatGTTCACATCTGTGTTTCTGATAAAAAATACCTTAAATACTAGCAGGTATTAAGTTTTCATCCTCATTACATGTGTTCAAAATATATAGCATGTGTCTTCTTGTGCAGTATGTGATTCAAACTCAATGAAAACATGGAAacatggaaaacatttttaaatgttgtcaACATATCAAACATAAACAGATCGTTCATAATACTAACAAGGCACattcttttttcagaaaattacCTACTCAAATTTCATTACTAAAAGTAATGATTACTTCACAAAATCATTGGTTCTTTTATCATTTGAATGCTCAGTCTATTTAGTAAGCATTAAACTGATATTTTCAGAATAAATTAAACCAAAAGAATGCTAAGTGATAAGTTACTGGGACAATCTTCTTAAACTTCCAAATTTAGCATTCATTCCatacttttgtttctctttttcagatTCTTTCTGTCATGTGAGTTCCTCTCGTGGACTGACACAATGCAGCAGAATAGCACTGTCACTGAGTTTATACTACTAGGATTGACACAGGATCCCCTGAAACAGAAAATGGTGTTCATAATCTTCTTAATTTTCTATATGGGGACTGTAGTAGGGAATACACTTATTATTGTGACAATCAAGTTCAGCCGGACACTTGGGAGTCCCATGTacttcttcttgttttatttgtcCTTTGCTGATTCCTGCTTTTCAACATCCACAGCCCCAAGACTCATTGTCGATGCCCTCTCTAAAAAGAACATCATTTCCTACAATGAATGCATGACACAAGTCTTTGCCCTCCATTTATTTGGGTGCATGGAGATCTTTGTCCTCATTCTCATGGCTgttgaccgctatgtggccatctgtaaaCCTTTGCGTTACCCAGTCATCATGAGCCGGCAGGTCTGTGTTATCTTGATCATTCTTGCCTGGATAGGATCTTTTATACATTCCACTGCTCAGATTGTTTTGGCTTTGAGACTGCCCTTTTGTGGGCCAAATCTGATTGACCATTATTGCTGTGACTTACAGCCCTTGTTGAAACTTGCCTGCATGGACACATACATGATAAATCTGTTGTTAGTGTCTAACAGTGGTGCAATTTGCTCGAGCAGTTTTATAATTTTGATTATCTCATATTTTGTGATCTTACACTCACTACGAAACCACAGtgcagaagggagaaaaaaggcACTTTCTACCTGCACATCTCATATAATAGTAGTTATCTTATTTTTTGGGCCctgcatatttatatatgcacGGCCACCAACTACTTTTCCTATGGACAAGATGGTAGCAGTATTTTATACCATTGGAACACCCTTTCTTAACccaattatatatacattaagGAATGCAGAAGTTAAAAATGCCATGAAAAAGTTATGGCACCTTAAAATTGTTACTGAATAAGTCTAGATACCAAATATGATCATACCTGAATATTGTAgctatatacattaaaaatgaagCTTTCTGAGTTGCGAATACTCctgattgaaaaggaaaaaaattgacaaaaattaAATTCCTCTTTAATTTCCCaattataaattaagaaatatggATTGAAATAATTATATAGAGAATGAACAAATAACTTGAAATCAATTAAGTATAATCTGACAGATACTGCACCACTGCCACTACAAAAGAAAGGGACAATTTGAAAAGATTAGTACATGATaaccagaaaacacaaaaatatacgTGGAGGCATTATTAACAATtgctagaaaaatagaaaagtattcaaattcaaattgtgattttcatccatggtttaTTTAGCTGTATAGGAAGAGTATTTATTCAAAACAATAGAACTCATTAAGTATCTACTCAATTAaaagatataattaaatatactaaaatatactCCTGATCAATGCCTATAAAATTCCTAGGCATAGTTTTTTGTGTCGTTACTAGACATAGTGTAGGTCAATTCATAAAACTTATAAAACAATATTCTTTCTATTAAATTATTCCTTCGAAGCTGGTAAGTCCCTAATTTTTACAAGTTGCCATACTCTTTCACAAAATTTAGCTATTAGgttttttctgttctgttgttgatgttgttgttgttgttgttgttggtggtggtggtggtggtggtggtggtggtggtggtggtggtggtggtggaggtagtggCAGTGTTAGTGGTGGTTCTGGTTGCTTGGTTTAGCCATTTGTTTTCTGGTAATATCTTGGTACCTTTTCTCAAATTTTATACTgggtcttttttccccctcaatgTTTAAATTTGGCAATGTTTCCTGTAAATTATACCATAACCACATACAAACATATCCATTTGATAAGAAGAATGATATTTATCAAATCTGGTAAAACTCCCATAAAACAGGTatccatttatttcttctcttcatgTTCATTTCTATTAAGACTTCGGGTTCCTCCTAATCAGTCACCAGGGTTAATGACTAACCAGGATGTCAAGGGGGCATTCcccattctttctctcattcctccttAAAGAATTTCATCAAACAAGATACTATTCTTGTGGTATTCTAAACTTGATGAAAAGGAAGTGAAATCATCTCAGGCTTCATAAACGACCATCCTTTTCTTCTTATCAAGTTGAAAAGAATCCACTACTCTGGAAGTGGCACAcattcccctttccttctgtttcaataaAGAATTTGGGCTAGAATTGCCAATAAAATCTCTATAACCAAAACTTATAGAAAATTACTTTGTGCACCATAGTTCTGTTAGCAATGAACTTTTAATATTGCTTATGTGTTGTATTAAATTTCATCAAGTCAAGCTGAATTAAGCCAGATTTTTTTATCTGACTCTTCTTTCTCATTAACCAATATAAATATGTTTCTAATTCCAATAATGTTTTCCACAAAAAATGACATAATAGCAAATTAAAAAAGCAGTGTAAGAtgtttttacattcatttatttcatgttgcCAAAACTTGATATACCTGTCATGGGGTGgaagcaaataataaataatgaaaatataagtcCATGTTTGTTTAAAGTGTTATAAAACATCAGTATacatccagacacacacaaacatgctcatGTCCTggcaaaaataactgaaaataggACCTGTACAATGAAAGATCAGAAAGAGGCAAGGAGAAAAATCAGTACTTGAAAATAGAGTAAGAGTCTGTGTGTGGTGGTAGGGGTAGGGGAGTCAGAAAATCTGCTGAATTTCAAAGTTATTCGTT
The DNA window shown above is from Rattus rattus isolate New Zealand chromosome 5, Rrattus_CSIRO_v1, whole genome shotgun sequence and carries:
- the LOC116900421 gene encoding olfactory receptor 4C11 gives rise to the protein MQQNSTVTEFILLGLTQDPLKQKMVFIIFLIFYMGTVVGNTLIIVTIKFSRTLGSPMYFFLFYLSFADSCFSTSTAPRLIVDALSKKNIISYNECMTQVFALHLFGCMEIFVLILMAVDRYVAICKPLRYPVIMSRQVCVILIILAWIGSFIHSTAQIVLALRLPFCGPNLIDHYCCDLQPLLKLACMDTYMINLLLVSNSGAICSSSFIILIISYFVILHSLRNHSAEGRKKALSTCTSHIIVVILFFGPCIFIYARPPTTFPMDKMVAVFYTIGTPFLNPIIYTLRNAEVKNAMKKLWHLKIVTE